A window from Toxoplasma gondii ME49 chromosome IX, whole genome shotgun sequence encodes these proteins:
- a CDS encoding hypothetical protein (encoded by transcript TGME49_266820) has product MDSDTTAPYKSVGLKSAHFPLAVSLREERVYFPVSIVANGLRLTGSKFVVEQSRDAGKCTSSNDGILARGCLIRAFFCTVYVGKDLFLHLRVSLASGLHSCPTTRGLGAPISKPFSESLSVSATLLFRRHFGVDAYGPPSLVLVPKTK; this is encoded by the coding sequence ATGGACAGCGACACAACGGCTCCATACAAAAGCGTAGGCCTGAAGAGCGCtcactttcctctcgctgtgtctctACGTGAGGAGCGAGTCTACTTTCCCGTCTCTATCGTGGCGAACGGCCTACGCTTGACCGGTAGTAAATTTGTGGTTGAACAGAGTAGGGACGCAGGCAAATGCACTTCATCAAATGACGGCATTCTTGCTCGTGGATGTCTTATTCGCGCGTTTTTTTGTACCGTTTATGTCGGAAAAGACTTATTTCTACACCTGCGAGTTAGCCTAGCCAGTGGCCTGCACAGCTGCCCGACTACGAGAGGGCTCGGGGCCCCTATCAGTAAGCCTTTTTCTGAGAGTTTAAGTGTCAGCGCCACTCTTTTATTTCGCCGCCATTTCGGTGTTGATGCATATGGTCCACCATCCCTTGTTCTGGTTCCCAAAACAAAATAG
- a CDS encoding hypothetical protein (encoded by transcript TGME49_266810~Predicted trans-membrane domain (TMHMM2.0):66-89:128-148): MNAQSETSWRSTITLAHALFLEAFIHVSRMAARLGVCSRGSASKCASREATASFSGRSLLRHGEYVLVCRRVTFLFLLYALCLNVPGVFAEYPRGGRSRGSGSSYANQHQRVTRATPLFGFSRSPSPESLVTALLLFAGFAALFLLLVRRGSSRTSSAAATGVIGGNATEGKDDDSVFRPCASICLNEILLKKSADGDKFVTVDAAIDPFLSLCSWSKLFVFVQVNTDEEEQQVLDELEKLQAFERGLQRHRVMFSSTRNGRASMVRQLQPLTHIDADDFIAVTLEGKVPNVVYLQEPLKECVAVLQAALQSPTAA, translated from the exons ATGAATGCGCAAAGTGAGACTTCTTGGCGATCTACGATAACCCTCGCGCACGCGCTCTTTCTCGAGGCCTTCATCCACGTCAGCAGAATGGCAGCGCGGCTCGGAGTCTGTTCTAGGGGGTCCGCAAGCAAGTGTGCTtccagagaagcgacagcgtCTTTCTCCGGGAGATCGCTGCTCCGTCATGGTGAGTACGTCCTCGTCTGTCGTAGAGtcaccttcctcttcctcctctacGCGCTCTGCTTGAATGTGCCTGGCGTCTTCGCTGAGTATCCGCGAGGCGGCCGCAGTCGGGGTAGCGGCTCCTCCTACGCCAATCAGCACCAGCGCGTAACTCGCGCGACCCCGCTGTTCGGTTTCTCCAGATCGCCTTCGCCGGAGTCTCTGGTGAcggctctgcttctttttgcTGGGTTTGCTGCTCTATTTCTGCTCCTTGTGCGGCGCGGGTCCTCCCGGACCTCGTCAGCGGCAGCCACGGGTGTAATCGGAGGCAACGCTACTGAGGGCAAGGACGATGATAG CGTTTTTCGCCCATGCGCGTCGATTTGTCTCAATGAG ATTCTGTTGAAGAAGTCCGCGGACGGCGACAAGTTTGTGACGGTGGATGCCGCCATCGacccctttctctctctgtgcagttGGAGCAagctcttcgttttcgttcAA GTGAACACCGATGAAGAGGAGCAACAAGTACTGGACGAACTTGAAAAACTCCAGGCGTTCGAACGCGGTCTTCAGCGCCAT AGGGTCATGTTTTCTTCCACCAGGAATGGTCGAGCGTCGATGGTCCGTCAGCTGCAGCCCCTCACTCACATCGACG CTGATGATTTCATTGCCGTCACGCTCGAGGGCAAGGTTCCTAATGTAGTCTACCTTCAAGAACCTCTCAAG GAATGCGTAGCTGTACTTCAAGCAGCGCTCCAAAGCCCAACGGCAGCATAG